The sequence below is a genomic window from Thermodesulfobacteriota bacterium.
CTGGTACCGCCGGATCGAGGACCTTCGCGAGTACGTGCTCGTGGACGCCGAGAGCCGAAGCGTGGAGTGCTTTCGCCGAAACGAGGAAGGGCGCTGGGTGCTCCACCCCTATGGGGAAGGGGAGCGCGTAGAGCTCGCGAGCGTGGGCTTCTCCTGCGGGATGGACGACGTCTACGAGGACGTGACCCTGCCCGCGGCGGCACCGACCCCGTCGTAGCCCCGCAAGGCGCAGCTTCGGGGATCGGCCGCCCGGGGCCAGGCCGAGCAGTACGCCGAGGCCCTGCCCAGCGACGAGGGCTGGCCGCCCTTCCTGGTGGTCGTCGACGTGGGCCACGTGGTGGAGCTCTTCAGCGACTTCACCGGCACGGGCAAGCGCTACCTGCCCTTCTCCGAAACGTCGCGACAGTGTCGTGATCCGACTTCGGGACTTGCGGAAACTCGAGTCCGGCCTCAACCCGCCGGCCCGAACTCGGCCCACACGGGGGCGTGGTCGGAGGGCTTCTTCCACTTGCGGGGGGTTTCGTCCACGTCGCTCGCGGTGCATCGGGCGGCGAGCGGTGGGGTGGTCCAGAGGTGGTCGATCCGCAGGCCCTGGTTCTTCCAGTACCCCCCGCCCCGGTAGTCCCACCAGGAGTAACGCCCCCCCTCCTCGTGGTGCCGGCGAAAGCAGTCCGTGAACCCGAAGGCGCGAAGCTCCTCCAGGGCTGCGCGCTCGGGCGCCGAGCAGAGCACGCTGCCTTCCCAGCCCTCGGGGTCGTAGACATCCCGGGCCTCGGGCGCCACGTTGAAGTCGCCGCACAGGATGAGGGGGGCTTGCGGGGAGCACTCCCGGTCGAGGTAGGCGCGCAACTCCCGAAAGAAGGCCAGCTTGAAGGCGTACTTCTCGCTTCCCACGGCCTCCCCGTTGGGAAGGTAGAGCGAGAGCACGCGCACGTTCTCCACCGTGGCCGCCAAGAGCCGCCGCTGGGCATTCAGGGGGTGGTCGGCGGGCAGGTGGGCCAGGCCGACGACGGGATCGGCGGGCGCGTCGCGGGCGAGCACCGCGACGCCGTTGTAGGTCTTCTGCCCCGCCACGGCCGCGAAGTAGCCGGCTTCCCGCAGGGGGTCGAAGGGGAAGTCCGCGTCCTGGACCTTGAGCTCCTGGAGGCAAAGGACGTCAGGCTTCGCGCGGTCGAGCCAGCGCAACAGGTGGTCGAGCCGCGCCCGCACCGAGTTGACGTTCCACGTGGCGATCTTCACGGGCATTTCCCCCTTTCCGGCAGGTCCGCCGGATCTGTCGGTCCCGCTGCCGATTTCGATGGGCACGGTGTACCCTCGCGCCCCGTGCCAGTCCGGGGCGCCTCCCCGATGCGCCACGGATGGTTGCGCATGGTCAGGCCCCCTCGGCTCTCCCGGCCCCCCCCGGGGGAGCGGCGGGCGGCGCCGCCTCTTCCGAGCGGAGTTTGGGGGCGAGATATCCGGCCTGGCCCATCCCCATGAGGGCCACCATGGGCCAGGGCACCTCCCAGAGGTTTCCTTCGAGGAGGCTCTTCGCCACGAAGAGGGTGAGGGTCAGCACGGTCCAGAAGAGCATCTGGGCCTTGGCGATGGCGACGCCGCCGCCCTCGTCCCGCACGAGCTCCGAGAGTTCGTGCGCGCCCCCGGGAGCCGGCGCGCGCTGAACCGCGCGGCCCGCGGCCAAGGCCTCCTGGTGGCGCTGGCGCACCCGAAAATAGTTGATTCCTCCGGTGGCGAGGGAGGGTAGAGCCTCAGGCCTCCCCGAACGGTACTGCGGTCCGCCCCCTGCGCAAGGTCCGGCCCCCGCGGAGGGAACGACGGTGCCCGTCTTCGGTTGCGCCGGCGACTTCCGGTCGCTAG
It includes:
- the xth gene encoding exodeoxyribonuclease III; this translates as MKIATWNVNSVRARLDHLLRWLDRAKPDVLCLQELKVQDADFPFDPLREAGYFAAVAGQKTYNGVAVLARDAPADPVVGLAHLPADHPLNAQRRLLAATVENVRVLSLYLPNGEAVGSEKYAFKLAFFRELRAYLDRECSPQAPLILCGDFNVAPEARDVYDPEGWEGSVLCSAPERAALEELRAFGFTDCFRRHHEEGGRYSWWDYRGGGYWKNQGLRIDHLWTTPPLAARCTASDVDETPRKWKKPSDHAPVWAEFGPAG